One region of Bradyrhizobium betae genomic DNA includes:
- the pufL gene encoding photosynthetic reaction center subunit L has translation MAMLSFERKYRVRGGTLIGGDLFDFWVGPFYVGFFGVTTVFFSFVGIAMILWNTALGPTWNLWQISVNPPDVKYGLSFAPLQEGGIWQIVTICALGAFVSWALREVEICRKLGIGYHVPFAFGFAIFAYFTLVVIRPVLMGSWSYGFPYGIITHLDWVSNTGYQYGNFHYNPAHMIAITFFFTTCLALALHGGLILSSTNPDKGESVKTPEHENTMFRDLIGYSVGTIGIHRLGLFIALSAVFFSAVCIVISGPLWAEGDAWSEWWNWWRNLPIWSSN, from the coding sequence ATGGCAATGCTCAGCTTTGAAAGAAAATATCGCGTTCGCGGCGGAACGCTCATCGGCGGCGATCTGTTCGACTTCTGGGTCGGCCCGTTCTACGTCGGGTTCTTCGGCGTGACGACGGTGTTCTTCTCGTTCGTCGGCATTGCGATGATCCTCTGGAACACCGCGCTCGGTCCCACCTGGAATCTCTGGCAGATCAGCGTGAATCCGCCGGACGTCAAATACGGATTGTCTTTCGCCCCGCTGCAGGAAGGCGGCATCTGGCAAATCGTCACGATCTGCGCGCTCGGAGCCTTCGTCTCCTGGGCGTTGCGTGAGGTCGAGATCTGCCGGAAACTCGGGATCGGCTATCACGTGCCGTTCGCCTTCGGCTTTGCCATCTTCGCCTATTTCACCCTGGTGGTGATCCGGCCGGTTCTGATGGGCTCGTGGAGCTACGGCTTCCCCTATGGCATCATCACCCATCTCGATTGGGTTTCGAACACCGGATACCAATACGGCAACTTCCACTACAATCCCGCGCACATGATCGCCATCACGTTCTTCTTCACGACGTGCCTGGCTTTGGCGCTGCACGGCGGCCTGATCCTGTCATCGACCAATCCCGACAAGGGCGAATCGGTGAAAACGCCCGAGCACGAGAACACGATGTTCCGGGATCTGATCGGCTATTCGGTCGGTACCATCGGCATCCATCGCCTCGGACTTTTCATTGCGCTATCCGCGGTGTTCTTCAGCGCGGTATGCATCGTGATCAGCGGTCCGCTATGGGCGGAGGGTGACGCCTGGTCGGAGTGGTGGAACTGGTGGCGCAACCTTCCGATCTGGTCCTCCAACTAA
- the pufM gene encoding photosynthetic reaction center subunit M, with protein sequence MAQYQNFFTQVQVRSTIYPGIPIQAGIWVRSSEGRFNYWLGKIGDAQVGPVYLGFLGLASIACGIVAIEIIGLNMLASVNWSPIEFVRQLPWLSLEPPKPEYGISFPPLQEGGWWLMAGFFLTTSILLWWGRTYRRARALGMGTHVSWAFASAIWLYLVLGFIRPLLMGHFSEAVPFGIFPHLDWTNNFSITHGNLFYNPFHMLSIAFLYGSALLFAMHGATILAVSRYGGEREIEQIIDRGTALERAALFWRWTMGFNATAESIHRWAWWFAVLCPLCGGIGILLSGTVVDNWFDWGVKHGLALPR encoded by the coding sequence ATGGCCCAATATCAGAACTTCTTCACGCAGGTGCAGGTACGTAGCACCATCTACCCGGGAATTCCGATCCAGGCAGGAATATGGGTTCGTTCCAGCGAAGGCCGGTTCAACTATTGGCTCGGAAAGATCGGCGACGCCCAGGTCGGCCCGGTCTATCTCGGATTTCTCGGATTGGCCTCGATCGCCTGCGGCATCGTTGCGATCGAGATCATCGGCCTCAACATGCTGGCATCGGTGAACTGGAGCCCGATCGAATTCGTCAGGCAGCTGCCCTGGCTTTCGCTGGAGCCGCCGAAGCCCGAATACGGCATCAGCTTTCCGCCCTTGCAGGAGGGTGGATGGTGGCTGATGGCCGGCTTCTTCCTGACCACCTCGATTCTGCTGTGGTGGGGACGAACGTACCGGAGAGCGCGGGCGCTCGGCATGGGTACGCATGTATCATGGGCCTTCGCGTCCGCGATCTGGCTCTATCTGGTCCTCGGCTTCATCCGGCCGCTGCTGATGGGGCATTTCAGCGAAGCCGTTCCCTTTGGCATCTTCCCGCATCTAGACTGGACCAACAATTTCTCGATCACGCACGGTAACCTCTTCTACAATCCGTTCCACATGCTCTCGATCGCGTTCCTGTATGGCTCGGCCCTGCTGTTCGCCATGCACGGTGCGACGATCCTGGCGGTCAGCCGCTATGGCGGCGAGCGCGAGATCGAGCAGATCATCGACCGCGGCACGGCACTGGAGCGGGCAGCCCTGTTCTGGCGCTGGACCATGGGCTTCAACGCGACGGCGGAATCGATCCATCGCTGGGCCTGGTGGTTTGCCGTGCTCTGCCCGCTTTGTGGCGGCATCGGAATCCTTCTTTCCGGTACTGTTGTCGACAACTGGTTCGACTGGGGCGTCAAGCACGGTTTGGCGCTGCCGCGATAA
- the ppsR gene encoding transcriptional regulator PpsR, which produces MFKSPKESLGNLGALPAANLIAAASDVAVIVDGEGVIRDVAFNKEDLSLELDAHGRWLGSKFTDIVTSETSPKVRELLQDAVSRRPSIWRQVNHPSPGGADIPVLYSAVNIGRDDRFVVVGRDLRPLAAMQQRLVNAQQSMERDYVRLRHAETRYRLLFQVSSEAVMIVDASNNAILEINPAALALLDESAPQVLKSNLSSYFDAADAEPVQTLLSTVRATGRDGSVRARLAKGDRECFVAVSQFRQENATLFLVRLSSRQDPPQAGALKVTSSLLEYFDAAPDALVITGHDGRIVKANAAFTEMAQLGSAEQSRGEPLDRWLGRAGVDFAVAFANLRQTGSIKLFSTSLRGEHGATTDVEVSAASLVHDDRKQGFGFTIRNVEKRLSASPSSARELPRSVAQLTERIGRVPLRDLVREATDVIEKLSIEAALELTGDNRASAAEMLGLSRQSLYVKLRRFGLAEHAGEGEAEDD; this is translated from the coding sequence GTGTTCAAATCTCCGAAGGAGTCGCTGGGGAATCTCGGCGCATTGCCGGCCGCGAACCTGATCGCGGCAGCCAGCGACGTCGCCGTGATCGTCGACGGCGAGGGCGTCATTCGAGATGTCGCCTTCAACAAGGAAGACCTTTCGCTCGAGCTCGATGCCCACGGCCGCTGGCTCGGTTCGAAGTTCACCGACATCGTGACCTCCGAAACCAGTCCAAAAGTCAGGGAATTGCTCCAGGACGCGGTGAGCCGAAGACCATCGATCTGGCGTCAGGTCAATCATCCATCGCCCGGAGGCGCGGATATTCCGGTGCTGTATTCGGCCGTCAACATCGGACGCGACGATCGGTTTGTCGTGGTCGGTCGCGATCTGCGTCCGCTTGCAGCGATGCAACAACGGCTCGTCAATGCCCAGCAATCGATGGAGCGCGATTATGTCCGGCTGCGTCATGCCGAAACGCGCTATCGTTTGCTGTTCCAGGTGTCGTCGGAAGCGGTCATGATCGTTGATGCCTCCAACAATGCCATTCTCGAGATCAATCCGGCTGCGCTGGCGCTGCTAGACGAGAGCGCGCCCCAGGTTCTGAAATCGAATCTTTCCTCGTATTTCGATGCTGCGGATGCCGAACCGGTGCAAACCCTGCTGTCCACTGTTCGCGCCACGGGTCGGGATGGCAGCGTCCGTGCCCGGCTGGCGAAGGGGGACAGGGAGTGCTTCGTCGCCGTATCGCAGTTCCGGCAGGAGAATGCGACCTTGTTTCTGGTCCGCCTGTCGTCGCGGCAGGATCCTCCGCAAGCCGGCGCGTTGAAGGTGACATCGAGCTTGCTGGAGTATTTCGACGCCGCGCCCGACGCGTTGGTCATCACCGGGCATGACGGCCGCATCGTCAAGGCGAATGCGGCTTTCACCGAGATGGCGCAGCTCGGCAGCGCTGAGCAGTCGCGCGGCGAACCGCTGGACCGCTGGCTCGGCCGTGCCGGTGTCGACTTTGCCGTGGCGTTCGCCAATCTTCGCCAGACCGGCTCGATCAAGCTGTTCTCGACCTCCCTGCGCGGTGAACATGGCGCCACCACGGATGTCGAGGTCTCGGCAGCATCCCTCGTCCACGACGACCGCAAGCAGGGGTTCGGCTTCACAATCCGCAATGTCGAGAAGCGTCTTTCGGCATCGCCGTCTTCGGCCCGCGAACTCCCGCGCTCCGTTGCCCAACTCACCGAACGGATCGGTCGTGTTCCGCTGCGCGATCTTGTGCGCGAGGCGACCGATGTCATCGAGAAGCTGTCGATCGAGGCAGCACTGGAGTTGACCGGCGACAACCGCGCATCGGCCGCGGAGATGCTCGGACTCAGCCGTCAGAGCCTGTACGTCAAGCTCCGGCGCTTCGGGCTTGCCGAGCACGCGGGTGAAGGGGAGGCTGAAGATGACTAG
- the chlG gene encoding chlorophyll synthase ChlG has product MTSAVVSHPAPSVVLELLKPITWFPPMWALGCGIVSSGVSPGQRWPMIIAGVLLAGPMVCGTSQAVNDWYDRHVDAINEPGRPIPSGRIPGRWGLYIAILWTALSLLLATVLGTWGFAAAIIGLVLAWAYSAPPIRLKQNGWWGNAACGLCYEGLPWFTGAAVMSASAPDWRIVVIALLYSIGAHGIMTLNDFKSVEGDKRMGIDSLPVLLGVGNAARFACVVMAVPQVAVVTLLSTWQRPLYAAAVGALLFTQLFLMAHFLGSPRERAPWYSGTGISCYVVGMLITAFALAALKVS; this is encoded by the coding sequence ATGACTAGTGCCGTTGTCAGTCACCCGGCGCCGTCGGTCGTTCTCGAACTGCTGAAGCCGATCACCTGGTTTCCGCCGATGTGGGCCCTGGGGTGCGGAATCGTGTCATCGGGCGTGTCGCCGGGGCAGCGCTGGCCGATGATCATCGCCGGGGTGCTGTTGGCCGGACCAATGGTCTGTGGCACCAGCCAGGCGGTGAACGACTGGTATGACCGGCACGTCGATGCCATCAACGAGCCCGGCCGGCCGATTCCGTCGGGACGAATACCCGGCCGCTGGGGTCTCTACATCGCAATCCTTTGGACGGCGCTGTCCCTGTTGCTTGCGACCGTGCTCGGCACCTGGGGCTTTGCCGCCGCAATCATCGGCCTGGTGCTGGCCTGGGCTTACAGCGCGCCGCCGATCCGCCTCAAGCAGAACGGCTGGTGGGGCAATGCGGCGTGTGGACTCTGCTATGAAGGCCTGCCTTGGTTCACGGGCGCCGCCGTGATGAGCGCATCTGCGCCCGATTGGCGCATCGTCGTGATCGCGCTGCTCTACAGCATCGGTGCTCACGGCATCATGACGCTCAACGATTTCAAGTCGGTCGAGGGCGACAAGCGGATGGGGATCGATTCGCTCCCTGTGCTGCTCGGCGTTGGCAATGCTGCACGCTTTGCCTGTGTTGTGATGGCAGTGCCCCAGGTGGCTGTCGTGACACTTCTGTCGACATGGCAGCGTCCGCTTTATGCGGCGGCAGTCGGTGCGTTACTTTTTACGCAGTTGTTCCTGATGGCCCATTTCCTCGGGAGTCCTCGCGAGCGAGCCCCCTGGTACAGCGGAACCGGGATCAGCTGCTATGTCGTCGGCATGCTCATCACCGCCTTTGCGTTGGCGGCACTGAAAGTGAGTTGA
- a CDS encoding BCD family MFS transporter — MNNPVLSWLGIIRLGLVQTGLGAIVVLTTSTLNRVMVVELAMPAMLPGALVAIHYALQIFRPAWGHGSDLGARRTPWIIGGMALLATGGLMAAVATAWMTTQPLFGIALAVIAFSLIGVGVGAAGTSLLVLLAKRTDDNRRAAAATIVWVMMIAGFIVTTGMAGHLLDPFSPARLIVVSGSVSVAAMVLTIIGVWGVEGGQATGVQPVSERPQRRASFREAFLEVWTEPRSRRFAIFVFVSMLAYSAQDLIIEPFAGAVFGFTPGETTKLSGVQHAGTLIGMAMVPLIGALYPRSRGNLQIWTIGGCLASAIALLCLAAAAIVGPSWPLRETVFMLGVTNGAYAVAAIGSMMALVGAGGQKREGVRMGLWGAAQAFAFGTGGFLGTLASDIAHYILTSAALSYSAVFASEAGLFVVSAVMAVWVHRAPATDAMQQRFFDSPVAAIAEGARS; from the coding sequence ATGAACAACCCCGTGCTCTCATGGTTGGGCATCATCAGGCTGGGCCTCGTTCAGACCGGCCTCGGCGCGATCGTGGTCTTGACGACATCGACGCTGAACAGGGTCATGGTGGTCGAGCTGGCGATGCCGGCGATGCTGCCGGGCGCTCTCGTTGCCATTCACTATGCGCTTCAGATCTTCCGGCCGGCCTGGGGCCATGGCTCGGATCTCGGCGCCCGCCGAACGCCGTGGATCATCGGCGGAATGGCCTTGCTCGCAACCGGCGGACTGATGGCCGCAGTGGCGACGGCCTGGATGACGACGCAGCCGCTGTTCGGTATCGCGCTTGCTGTCATCGCCTTCTCCCTGATCGGCGTGGGCGTTGGCGCCGCTGGTACGTCGCTGCTAGTGCTGCTTGCGAAGCGCACCGACGACAATCGCCGCGCTGCAGCAGCGACCATCGTTTGGGTGATGATGATCGCGGGCTTTATCGTGACCACGGGTATGGCGGGCCATTTGCTCGATCCGTTTTCCCCGGCGAGACTGATCGTCGTATCGGGATCGGTATCTGTGGCGGCGATGGTCCTGACCATCATCGGCGTATGGGGCGTCGAAGGAGGGCAGGCTACCGGCGTACAACCCGTTTCGGAGCGGCCACAGCGCCGGGCATCGTTCCGCGAGGCCTTCCTGGAAGTCTGGACGGAGCCAAGATCGCGGCGGTTCGCGATCTTCGTCTTTGTCTCGATGCTTGCCTATAGCGCGCAGGACCTGATAATCGAACCGTTTGCCGGCGCGGTGTTCGGCTTCACGCCGGGCGAGACGACGAAGCTTTCGGGCGTCCAGCATGCTGGCACGTTGATTGGCATGGCAATGGTGCCGTTGATCGGCGCACTCTATCCGCGATCACGCGGCAATCTTCAGATATGGACCATCGGTGGGTGCCTCGCTTCGGCGATCGCGCTGTTGTGTTTAGCGGCAGCGGCTATCGTTGGACCGTCCTGGCCATTGCGCGAGACCGTGTTCATGCTCGGTGTCACCAATGGGGCTTATGCCGTGGCGGCGATCGGCTCGATGATGGCGCTGGTCGGCGCGGGCGGCCAGAAGCGTGAAGGCGTGCGCATGGGTCTGTGGGGCGCGGCACAGGCGTTCGCATTTGGAACTGGTGGATTCCTGGGAACGCTGGCCAGCGACATTGCGCACTATATCCTGACATCGGCGGCGTTGTCTTATTCCGCGGTGTTTGCATCCGAGGCAGGATTGTTCGTCGTTTCCGCCGTGATGGCCGTTTGGGTTCATCGCGCCCCGGCAACGGACGCGATGCAGCAGCGCTTTTTCGATTCGCCGGTTGCTGCTATCGCAGAAGGAGCGCGGTCATGA
- a CDS encoding geranylgeranyl diphosphate reductase translates to MTSSEIFDVVVVGGGPSGATAAHDLARLGRSVLLLDRAGRIKPCGGAIPPRLIRDFDIPDHLLVAHVNSARMVSPSDKQVDMPIDGGFVGMVDRDVFDEWLRTRAAEAGARRRTGLFKRFERDETGATVVHYEERSADGTSMESTVRARALIGADGALSAVARQCLPGADRLPYVFAYHEIVRAPPAASSFDDTRCDVYYRGSVSPDFYGWVFPHGDTVSVGTGSARKGFSLRESVGGLRDAAGLATSETIRREGAPIPLHPLPRWDDGHNVLLAGDAAGVVAPASGEGIYYAMIGGRLSAEAVDEFLETGDAKALRNARKRFMRLHGVVFWILGVMQWYWYSNDRRRERFVSICRDRDVQKLTWDAYMNKELVRAKPVAHVRIFFKNLAHMAGLASA, encoded by the coding sequence ATGACCAGTTCTGAGATTTTCGATGTCGTGGTGGTTGGCGGAGGGCCGTCCGGCGCGACGGCCGCGCACGATCTTGCAAGGCTCGGGCGAAGCGTGTTGTTGCTCGACCGTGCCGGGCGCATCAAGCCGTGCGGCGGCGCGATCCCGCCGCGGCTGATCCGCGACTTCGACATTCCCGATCATCTGCTGGTCGCGCACGTCAACTCCGCGCGGATGGTATCGCCATCGGACAAGCAGGTTGACATGCCCATCGACGGCGGCTTTGTCGGCATGGTCGACCGCGATGTGTTCGACGAATGGTTACGGACCCGCGCCGCCGAGGCCGGTGCGCGGCGGCGGACCGGCCTGTTCAAGCGTTTCGAACGCGACGAAACAGGCGCCACCGTCGTCCATTATGAGGAACGCTCGGCCGATGGGACTTCGATGGAAAGCACGGTTCGAGCCCGCGCGCTGATCGGCGCCGATGGCGCCTTGTCGGCCGTGGCGCGGCAGTGCCTGCCCGGTGCGGACCGGCTGCCTTACGTGTTCGCCTACCATGAGATCGTTCGCGCTCCGCCGGCGGCGTCCAGCTTCGACGACACGCGTTGCGACGTCTATTACCGCGGCAGCGTGTCTCCCGATTTCTATGGCTGGGTCTTCCCGCATGGCGACACCGTCAGCGTCGGAACGGGCTCCGCCCGCAAGGGATTTTCATTGCGGGAGTCCGTCGGCGGTCTGCGTGACGCCGCGGGGCTTGCAACATCCGAGACGATTCGCCGTGAAGGCGCCCCGATCCCGTTGCACCCGCTGCCGCGGTGGGATGATGGGCACAATGTGCTGCTCGCCGGCGACGCGGCGGGCGTCGTTGCTCCCGCGTCGGGCGAGGGCATTTACTACGCGATGATCGGCGGACGCTTGTCGGCGGAAGCCGTCGACGAGTTCCTGGAGACCGGGGACGCCAAGGCCCTGCGCAACGCGCGTAAGCGCTTCATGCGGCTGCACGGTGTCGTGTTCTGGATTCTCGGCGTGATGCAGTGGTACTGGTACTCCAACGATCGCCGCCGCGAGCGCTTCGTCAGCATCTGCCGCGACCGCGACGTCCAGAAGCTGACGTGGGATGCCTACATGAACAAGGAACTTGTTCGCGCCAAGCCGGTCGCCCATGTGCGCATCTTCTTCAAGAACCTTGCGCACATGGCGGGGTTGGCATCGGCGTAA
- a CDS encoding TspO/MBR family protein, translating into MAPRGSFWKPVLIAASVAIFIAVLGGTLTDTGVWYQGLQKPSWQPPDWLFGPAWTLIFALATASAVDAWRNAGSRAQREWVIALFALNGFLNVLWSTLFFALKRPDWALIEVVFLWLSILLPIIVFWSFVRRASLYLVPYLLWVSFAAFLNLTVVRLNGPFA; encoded by the coding sequence ATGGCCCCGCGCGGCAGTTTCTGGAAGCCCGTGCTGATCGCGGCTTCCGTTGCGATCTTCATTGCGGTGCTCGGCGGCACGCTGACCGACACCGGGGTCTGGTATCAAGGCCTGCAAAAGCCCTCATGGCAGCCGCCGGACTGGCTGTTCGGTCCGGCCTGGACCTTGATCTTTGCGCTGGCGACGGCCTCGGCGGTCGATGCCTGGCGCAACGCCGGGAGCCGCGCGCAACGGGAATGGGTGATCGCATTGTTTGCCCTGAACGGATTTCTCAACGTGTTGTGGAGCACGCTGTTTTTCGCGCTGAAACGTCCGGATTGGGCGCTGATCGAGGTGGTGTTTCTGTGGCTCTCGATCCTGCTACCGATCATCGTGTTCTGGTCCTTCGTCAGGCGCGCGAGCCTCTATCTGGTGCCTTATCTGTTGTGGGTGTCGTTTGCCGCATTTCTCAACCTGACGGTCGTCCGCCTCAATGGCCCGTTTGCGTGA
- a CDS encoding c-type cytochrome: MPVKSAVFACVAAAIVISSSAALAQDAAKGEQIFKQCMTCHRIGPDAKNLVGPVLTGVIGRQSGTAPGFAYSALNKAAGENGLVWSDDLIFQYLPDPNAFLKKFLTDKGKADLATGSTKMAFKLTDEQQRKDVIAYINKFSEKK; the protein is encoded by the coding sequence GTGCCGGTGAAATCTGCAGTTTTTGCTTGTGTCGCAGCAGCCATTGTCATTTCGAGCAGCGCGGCCCTGGCGCAGGACGCGGCCAAGGGTGAGCAGATTTTCAAGCAGTGCATGACCTGCCACCGCATCGGGCCGGATGCCAAGAACCTGGTCGGGCCGGTCCTGACCGGCGTCATCGGCCGGCAATCGGGAACGGCGCCAGGCTTCGCCTATTCGGCGCTGAACAAGGCCGCGGGTGAGAACGGACTGGTCTGGTCCGACGACCTGATTTTCCAGTACCTGCCCGATCCGAACGCGTTCTTGAAGAAATTCCTCACCGACAAGGGCAAGGCGGATCTGGCGACCGGGTCGACCAAGATGGCGTTCAAGCTCACCGACGAGCAGCAACGCAAGGACGTCATCGCCTACATCAATAAATTCTCGGAGAAGAAATAG
- the ppsR gene encoding transcriptional regulator PpsR → MAALPTVQPDITLLLDMEGVIREATLSPSMSGESVDGWLGRPWVEVAGEMGGEKVKRMVDDARVTGISAFRQINQRFPSGLEIPMEYTTVLLGGRAGMLAIGKNLQAVAELQSRLIAAQQTMERDYWKLREIETRYRLVFDASNEAVLIVSAANLRILEANRTAIEALNSPRRRNEDIAGRELLHDIAAEDRDAVREVLARIRERGKALSILVHLGPEARPWMLRGSLMTAEPGHVFLLQFTAATDLSAPKEKGEPSTIEELIEHLPDGFVALDETGIIRHANQAFLDLVQLGSKASAIGESLGRWLWQPGADLNALLSNIQRHKTVRLFTTSIRGELGTETEVEISAGTGEGEPGQIGVLLRNVARRLPSGTESDFLRTALGSMSEQIGKSSLRQLVKNTVGVVEQHYVKQALELAGGNRTATAELLGLSRQSLYAKLNRYGLDDKEPDAEETPED, encoded by the coding sequence ATGGCCGCCTTACCGACCGTACAGCCCGACATCACACTCTTACTGGACATGGAGGGTGTGATCCGCGAGGCGACGTTGTCTCCGTCGATGAGCGGCGAGAGCGTCGATGGATGGCTTGGCCGCCCGTGGGTCGAAGTTGCCGGCGAAATGGGCGGAGAGAAGGTCAAGCGCATGGTCGATGACGCACGCGTCACCGGCATTTCGGCGTTCCGCCAGATCAACCAGCGCTTTCCGAGCGGTCTCGAAATTCCGATGGAATACACCACGGTGCTGCTGGGCGGTCGTGCCGGGATGCTCGCGATCGGCAAGAACCTGCAGGCTGTCGCCGAGCTTCAGTCGCGCCTGATCGCGGCCCAGCAGACGATGGAACGCGACTATTGGAAACTGCGCGAAATCGAGACCCGCTACCGTCTGGTCTTCGACGCATCCAACGAAGCCGTCCTGATTGTGTCGGCCGCCAATCTGCGCATCCTGGAAGCCAACCGTACTGCGATTGAAGCGCTGAATTCGCCGCGTCGCCGCAACGAGGACATTGCGGGACGCGAGCTGCTGCATGACATCGCCGCCGAAGACCGCGACGCGGTTCGCGAAGTGCTGGCGCGCATCCGCGAGCGCGGCAAGGCGTTGAGCATCCTTGTGCATCTTGGCCCTGAAGCGAGGCCCTGGATGCTGCGGGGGTCGCTCATGACGGCGGAGCCCGGCCACGTGTTTTTGCTGCAATTCACCGCAGCAACCGACCTTTCGGCTCCGAAGGAAAAGGGCGAGCCTTCGACCATCGAGGAGTTAATCGAGCATTTGCCGGACGGCTTCGTGGCGCTCGATGAAACCGGCATCATTCGCCATGCCAATCAGGCCTTCCTCGATCTGGTTCAGCTCGGCTCGAAGGCGTCCGCAATCGGTGAATCGCTCGGCCGGTGGCTCTGGCAGCCGGGTGCAGATCTCAATGCACTGCTTTCGAACATCCAGCGACACAAGACCGTGCGACTGTTCACGACGTCGATTCGCGGTGAGCTCGGAACCGAGACCGAGGTCGAGATTTCGGCCGGGACCGGGGAGGGCGAGCCCGGTCAGATCGGCGTGCTGCTGCGCAATGTGGCCCGTCGCCTGCCGTCGGGCACCGAGAGTGATTTTCTGCGCACTGCGCTCGGCTCGATGAGCGAGCAGATCGGGAAATCGTCACTGCGCCAGCTCGTCAAGAATACGGTTGGCGTCGTCGAACAGCACTACGTGAAGCAGGCGCTCGAGCTGGCGGGTGGCAACCGCACGGCGACGGCTGAACTTCTGGGATTGAGCCGACAGAGCCTTTATGCAAAGCTCAATCGTTACGGCCTGGACGACAAGGAGCCGGACGCCGAGGAAACCCCAGAGGACTGA